The following are encoded in a window of Acinonyx jubatus isolate Ajub_Pintada_27869175 chromosome D4, VMU_Ajub_asm_v1.0, whole genome shotgun sequence genomic DNA:
- the LOC106981249 gene encoding olfactory receptor 13C7-like, with protein MEASNQSAVTEFVLLGLSAHPKLEKTFFVLILSMYLVILLGNGVLILVTILDSRLHTPMYFFLGNLSFLDICYTTSSVPLVLDGFLTPRKTISFSGCAMQMFLSFAMGATECVLLGMMAFDRYVAICNPLRYPVVMSKAVYVPMAISSWVAGGANSLVQISLAVQLPFCGDNVINHFTCEILAVLKLACADISINVISMGVANVIFLGVPVLFISGSYVFIIATILRIPSAEGRKKAFSTCSAHLTVVVIFYGTILFMYAKPKSKDPLGADKQDLSDKLISLFYGLLTPMLNPIIYSLRNKDVKNAVRYLVAQKRFTQ; from the coding sequence ATGGAAGCATCCAACCAATCTGCTGTGACAGAATTTGTTTTGCTTGGCCTCTCTGCCCATCCAAAACTAGAGAAAACGTTCTTTGTGCTCATCCTGTCTATGTATCTGGTGATCCTGCTGGGCAATGGGGTCCTCATCCTGGTGACCATCCTTGACTCCCGCCTGCACacgcccatgtacttcttcctggggAACCTCTCCTTCCTGGACATCTGCTACACAACCTCTTCAGTTCCTCTAGTCCTGGACGGCTTCCTCACTCCCAGGAAAACCATCTCCTTCTCAGGCTGTGCCATGCAGATGTTCCTCTCCTTTGCCATGGGAGCCACAGAGTGTGTGCTTCTGGGCATGATGGCATTTGATCGCTATGTGGCCATTTGTAACCCCCTGAGGTACCCTGTGGTCATGAGCAAGGCTGTCTATGTGCCCATGGCTAtcagctcctgggtggctggtgGAGCCAACTCCTTGGTGCAGATCTCTCTTGCAGTACAATTACCCTTCTGTGGGGACAATGTCATCAACCACTTCACCTGTGAGATCCTGGCTGTCCTGAAGTTGGCCTGTGCTGACATCTCCATCAATGTGATCAGTATGGGGGTGGCCAATGTGATCTTCCTGGGGGTCCCAGTTCTGTTCATCTCTGGCTCTTATGTCTTCATCATTGCTACCATCCTGAGGATCCCTTCAGCTGAGGGGAGGAAAAAGGCTTTCTCCACCTGCTCTGCCCACCTCACTGTGGTGGTCATCTTCTATGGGACCATTCTTTTCATGTACGCAAAGCCCAAATCCAAGGACCCCCTGGGGGCAGATAAGCAGGACCTTTCAGACAAGCTCATCTCCCTCTTCTATGGACTTTTAACTCCTATGCTCAACCCCATCATCTATAGTCTGAGGAACAAGGATGTTAAGAACGCGGTgaggtacctggtggctcagaaACGCTTCACCCAGTGA
- the LOC128312006 gene encoding olfactory receptor 13C7-like — translation MEVGNQSVVAGFVLLGLSDQPKLEKMFFAFILLMYLVILLGNGVLILVTILDSRLHTPMYFFLGNLSFLDICYTTSSIPLVLDGFLTPKKTISFSGCAMQMFLSFAMGATECVLLGMMAFDRYVAICNPLRYPVVMSKAVYVPMAISSWVAGGANSLVQISLAVQLPFCGDNVINHFTCEILAVLKLACADISINVISMGVANVIFLGVPVLFISGSYVFIIATILRIPSAEGRKKAFSTCSAHLTVVVIFYGTILFMYAKPKSKDPLGADKQDLSDKLISLFYGVLTPMLNPIIYSLRNKHVKVAVKTLVSQKCFA, via the coding sequence atggAAGTGGGCAACCAATCTGTTGTAGCGGGATTTGTCTTGCTGGGGCTGTCAGATCAGCCAAAGCTTGAGAAAATGTTTTTTGCGTTCATCCTGTTGATGTACCTGGTGATCCTGCTGGGCAATGGGGTCCTCATCCTGGTGACCATCCTTGACTCCCGCCTGCACacgcccatgtacttcttcctggggAACCTCTCCTTCCTGGACATCTGCTACACAACCTCTTCCATCCCTCTCGTCTTAGATGGCTTCCTCACTCCCAAGAAAACCATCTCCTTCTCAGGCTGTGCCATGCAGATGTTCCTCTCCTTTGCCATGGGAGCCACAGAGTGTGTGCTTCTGGGCATGATGGCATTTGATCGCTATGTGGCCATTTGTAACCCCCTGAGGTACCCTGTGGTCATGAGCAAGGCTGTCTATGTGCCCATGGCTAtcagctcctgggtggctggtgGAGCCAACTCCTTGGTGCAGATCTCTCTTGCAGTACAATTACCCTTCTGTGGGGACAATGTCATCAACCACTTCACCTGTGAGATCCTGGCTGTCCTGAAGTTGGCCTGTGCTGACATCTCCATCAATGTGATCAGTATGGGGGTGGCCAATGTGATCTTCCTGGGGGTCCCAGTTCTGTTCATCTCTGGCTCTTATGTCTTCATCATTGCTACCATCCTGAGGATCCCTTCAGCTGAGGGGAGGAAAAAGGCTTTCTCCACCTGCTCTGCCCACCTCACTGTGGTGGTCATCTTCTATGGGACCATTCTTTTCATGTACGCAAAGCCCAAATCCAAGGACCCCCTGGGGGCAGATAAGCAGGACCTTTCAGACAAGCTTATATCCCTCTTCTATGGAGTGCTGACTCCCATGCTCAACCCCATCATCTACAGTCTCAGAAACAAGCATGTGAAGGTCGCTGTGAAGACTCTGGTGAGTCAGAAATGCTTTGCCTAG